In Phaseolus vulgaris cultivar G19833 chromosome 7, P. vulgaris v2.0, whole genome shotgun sequence, the genomic stretch AATGAGGCTATTTATATTAGATCACCATGATGCGTTGATGCCATACATAAGTCGAATAAACTCTACCAACACAAAGACTTATGCCTCTAGAACGCTCTTGTTTCTACAAGATGATGGTACGCTAAAGCCACTAGCTATAGAACTAAGCTTACCTCACCCACAAGGTAATCAACATGGAGCTGTAAGCAAAGTTATCGTTCCAGCTAAAGAAGGAATAGCAGCTTCAGTGTGGCAGCTAGCTAAAGCTTATGTAGCTGTGAATGATTCAGGTTATCATCAATTGGTTAGCCACTGGTATGATTTCCAGAAAACCAATCTAGCACCTCAAGTGTTTCAAACTTCATTATATTTCTGATCTTAAATATATGACAAGAAAATTATGACTCTTGCGTAGGTTACACTCTCACGCAGTAATTGAACCATTCATAATAGCCACACATAGACAGTTGAGCATTCTTCATCCCATACACAAGCTCTTGAAGCCACACTTCAAGGACACAATGCATATAAATGCCTTAGCTCGACACACACTCATCAATGCTGGAGGGGTGTTGGAGAAAACAGTTTTCCCGGGCAAATTTTCCATGGAAATGTCAGCTGTTATATACAAAAGTTGGGTTTTTCCTGAGCAGGCACTACCTGCTGATTTGCTTAAGAGGTGAGTTCAGTCAAAAAATGGACTTGAATTGATTCCAGTCCAAATTATCACGAGGGGTGATAATAATACACTctttttactctctttttttcgtttgattaaaatttattcagAACTAGTAAATTAAGAGTAAGGTACTATTAAGTAAGAAATGAAACCGCAGAATTTTGTTATTTCTGATAAATTTGTGTTGTTAGCAATCTCTCCATAATAACACCATCCTACAATTGTATTTCGATTGAATATCAGGGGAATGGCAGTTCCAAATTCTAGCTATCGTCATGGACTTAAGCTTGTGATAGAGGACTATCCATTTGCTGTGGATGGGTTGGAAATTTGGGAGGCAATTGAAACTTGGGTGACTGAATATTGTAACTTCTATTACACGTCTAATGAAATGGTTGAGGAAGATTATGAACTTCAGAATTGGTGGAATGAAGTACGTAACGAGGGTCATGGCGACTTAAAAGATAGGCCATGGTGGTCTGAGATGAAATGTAGAGAGGAACTCATTCAATCATGCACCATTATCATTTGGCTAGCTTCTGCTTTCCATGCAGCTGTGAATTTTGGACAATATCCTTATGCTGGCTACCTTCCTAATCGTCCAACAGTGAGTCGTAGGTTCATGCCCGAGTCAGGTACCCCAGAGTATGAAGAGATTAAGTCAAACCCTGAGTTGGCATTCCTAAAAACAATCACTGCCCAGCTCCAAACACTCCTTGGTGTGTCACTAATAGAAATTTTGTCAAGGCACTCAACGGAAGAGGTGTATCTTGGGCAGAGTGAGAACACCGAATGGACTTTAGATGATGAACCATTGAAAGCTTTTGCTAGATTCTCAGAGAAGCTGTTggaaatagaaaacaatattaTGGAAAGGAACAAGGACAAGAGATTGAAAAACAGAAGTGGACCAGTGAAGATGCCTTACACACTTCTCTATCCAAATACCTCAGATTATTCAAAGGAGGGTGGACTCACTGGCAAGGGAATCCCCAACAGTATATCCATCTAATACACCTCTCCTACCATTATATATATTCTCACTTAATTATGGCTAACCATGGAGTTCGGGTATTAAATAAACAATTTGCTGTGTTGTGTTTTAAAGTATTTCAGGAGACTCTTGTTCTACAATGTTTGATTTAGTTAGTCCATTTCAAGTAAATTTAAGGGACActttttatgaaatttaaataagGTGATTTCTTTCTGCATGCCGTTATTTCCTTACTTTCAAAATGTCGaaaatttaaattgtatttcaaattttatattccAATGAACACATtccaaatacaaaatttaagttacagattttataatataaaaaatatatgggtTCCACATTGGATATTTTTAACGCATGGGAGTACATAAAGAGATATATGGAAATTTGGGAAGAAATCGGCTTTAAACAACAGTGATAGACGTGGACTTGCACACATAAAATTGGGCCAAGTATATATTCAGTGTAGTGCAAATTGTTCAATTTCCCCAGTGTGTCaactaatataatttttgtttttcactttGATGAATTATTTTCAtagattaatattaatttagttttgaGCTTGAAACTCGTCTAACAACCTACGCTTttcatgtgattttttttacttgGTCTTTCATTTGAAAGCTTGGGTCAGTGACCCAACCatcataattttatctttttatttttcatagttATATCTTCGaagttgtttattttattttgtgtatcATCTTATTTGATAACTGTTTATCGTTTCTAAATTTTGGAAATCCCtaattttctctatttttatcGAGGAACACTTATCATATCTTTGGAAAATCGTGCATATATCACATATAAGCTTTTTAAGATGGTATGAAGttaaattattcattatttttggCTTCACGCATTATTATCTAAGTATTTATGGTTAAAGACACAAACTACATGGTTATGGACATGAATAGAGTTGCATTCTCTCTTAGATTAAACGTTTTTATTTTAGGTGATGTGCGGGAAAAGCAAGTGAGAAAAGGTATGAATTGGATAACTTAATTATCTCACTTTACATGTAAAGAAAGTAGAAGAAAGTTACGTTGCGCAATCCCGATTTTAGCTTATGTTTATAAgtaataaattacataataaaaccCATGAGTAATTGATTATTTGCTtcgcataatcaattatgtatgGTTTAAAAGACTACTTTTTCATATGTTTAGTAAATAATCGATTTTGGATGTTGTTTTGTCATCCTAACCCTAACATTAACTCATATTATCATATCTCTAACTCTAGACTTTATCCATCAAGTTAGTTGTCCTTCTTGGATGATCCCATCCTTTTggggaaaaaatattttctaattacaaataactaaaatctacaataaaataaattatatttatttgttattttttttatattcaaagaaaaaattataatgttatatttttatcaattaaaaaaatacaatttcaataaAACTCATCtgatcactcacaaatttctccttattttttattcattttacattaatataaataatatcattttcatCACACTTTCCTCCCAAATTCACCTCATAATTCAGGCAAAGTAAAAGAGTCTTGCACCTTCATAGCTTCTTGTGACAGTCTCTACTTCTTAAAATAccaaaaataagtttttttcattttggaTATGAATGATATGGAAAATTCTAGAATATAGAATTCGGAAGGTATTTTAAGATTGAGAATGTCTTTTATATTCTTTAATCCAtaatgagtttctttaaaaatatacattcttgattatgaaattttaagatTATAAAATTCAGAAGGTATTTCTAGATTCGAGAATATctttcgaattatgtaattcagaatgtattttttaaagaaaaaatattccaAATTTTAGAATCGGAGAGGTTTGAATAAAAAACTATACATTTTAAGATGGTAGGATTTGGAATGTACTTTTTTAACGGAAAAATGGTTTTTTTTGCTTAACCTATTAGGGTGCAAGGAGAAACTATGGAGGTGTAGTAAGAAAAAACCTTAATTCGATAAAGGAGGTTTATCTTCGAGGAGGAATGTTTTGGCAGAGAAAGATCCATTGGGTCACGATGTATCCCAGTTTCTTTCATAAACGTCCATTATTAGCTTGAAAATATTGAAACAAATAGTCTCCAATTTAAAGCTAGAAGATCAAAGTTTAAACCCATTACTCTCAAATATTTCAGCTGCTCTCCTTGCCTATAAGATAAAACTTAAATTGTATacagtttaaaatatttaaaaataaaataatatatatatatattacaataaaaaaatttagttaaattttCCTGACATGTTCGCTTGGATAATGAAAAGTTAACAACATTAAAAATCGAAGTACAATGTACACTTGACTAAAATACAACTTTTCTttccatttaattttttttattttaattcaatctcttaaatttaacaaaaaaatccaCTTTAgtctattactattattaaattgataattttatcaACTTATAACTATAATTTTGTTAACTTACTTACATAGTAAACTGCAGAAAAATGTTATGTGAAATAGATATTTTTATAACcataaaaatcaaaatgaacGCGGCTAGTGTTAAAAATTGATAAAGTGGGTATTTTATCTaacaaaaatacttttaaactcagaaaattaaaaagaaaccaaaatttcaATTTGAGCAACTAGAAACGAACTTTCAAACGTTGTTTTactttagattttttttgtaattacatTTGAAGATCCTTTTGAGAATCTTTTGGAGTAGATGAATAAGAGGTGTGAGGTGTGAGGTGAGAGGATGAATCAAAATCTTAGATTGTAATTGGTCCAAACCATATCCACTTATCCATATCCAAATCCACACCACCCATCCAAGATCTTCTTCACCCTATACTTCTTTACTCTCTTTTGTTTCTCATTGATCTCTCACAACACAACAACCAAACACTTCTCAAACCTTCTGCTGTTCTTACCCATGGCCATGGCAACCCAAGCCTCCCTCTTCACCCCACCCTTCTCTGGTCTCAAACTCAGCGACCGTGCCTCCGTGCCATGGAAGCAATCCCCCACCTTCTCCTTTACCTCCCCGAAGCCCCTCAAGTTGTCCAAGACAATCAGAGCTGCTGCCGATGAAACCGCAGAGGCAGCCACAAAAGAGGCACCCGTTGGGTTCACCCCACCGGAACTGGACCCAAACACGCCTTCCCCGATCTTCGGAGGCAGCACTGGTGGGCTTTTGCGGAAGGCCCAGGTGGAGGAGTTCTATGTGATCACATGGGAGTCTCCGAAAGAACAGATCTTTGAAATGCCCACTGGGGGTGCTGCCATCATGAGGGAGGGTCCCAACCTCTTGAAGTTGGCCAGGAAGGAACAGTGTTTGGCTCTTGGAACTAGACTCAGGTCCAAGTACAAGATCAATTACCAGTTCTACAGGGTCTTCCCCAATGGGGAGGTCCAGTACTTGCACCCCAAGGATGGTGTCTACCCTGAGAAGGTCAACCCGGGACGCCAAGGGGTTGGCCAAAACTTCAGGTCTATTGGTAAGAATGTTAGTCCCATCGAGGTCAAGTTCACCGGCAAACAACCCTACGATTTGTAAGCACCACGTGCTTCATTCATGCTATCTGCTCATGTACTTATTGTCAAATTTATGCCACAAATGCTAAACTCTCTGCcttaatattttctttctcGTATCTTGTGTTTACTGTTGTTTTATAATCTGTCAACAACATGTTTTGGAATGTTTGATTTGCTTCACCTTGATCAAACCTATAACAGATTAATATTGACACCGAAAGGTCCAACACTTTAGGAGAAATATATAGCTTATTTGAGAATTCTGTGATCAGTGATTCATTGGATGTTTACATTTTATATCGATCCTCCAACTATATCACATTCAACGAGGCTTACATGCATAGCACAACGTTTTCTGTGTATTCCTCGTTGTAAACCGTAGCAACTCTACATGACAAACACAACGACAAAAAACCATTTTTTCCGATAATTGGCCAATAGGTAGCTCTACAATTTTCACAGTTGCAGTAAGGCTGTTGCGAATCAATGAATCCTAGAAAGTATGGGAATGAGTCAAGGAAGAGTTTGCCGTTGTCCTGATCTTGAGTCATTTATTTGAATCTAAATTTGATGCAATCAAAACTTTAACTACATCTTGCAACACAGTCTATCAGACGatatacaaaaaatatataataaaaggaacacagaattataattattttggaTCACTTAAAAACATCACATTATTTAGGCTACTAGACGAAAGTTGTTGTTTATAAACATCTTCACAAGAACTTAACCACCCTTGTTTAAAATATCACATCATAACTCTTGTTTAAAATGCTATTTCATAAATCTTGTTTAAAACGGCAGCAACTTAAGTAGCTTCAATCCAAATGTTCAGAACTCAGTCTGCAGAAACTTTTGAAGAAACATAATTGGGATGTGAAAAAAGTTCTACTATAAGTcatttatgaaattaaataatatgcaTCCTAATAGAGGTTTAGTTAGATAACTCAAAGTTGTCCTAATCTATCTTAATTTAAAACTGGGCCGATTAATAAGGTTTATTGTGACCCATtattggtgtttcttgctgcacctccacatttttctttctgcaccaaCATATTTCAAAATATCCTAATTACTTTTGACAATTTTTGGTGGTTCCAGAACAGAAGAAACGAGACTTACCATCTTCTCCCATAAACCACACTTCCAAAAACATTCAGCTACCACCAAATTATTGTCGGAAACCACATAAATCCACTAAAAACGCACCAAAATCAAGGGAAGAAATCTCACTGTCGCTGCTTGCT encodes the following:
- the LOC137829756 gene encoding linoleate 9S-lipoxygenase 5-like produces the protein MEVKQKLGRRREVRGRVIVMKKGFLDFHDIKANVLDRVHELLGRGVSLQLISANSPNPGPIGEVAYLEKWVSTISSLTTPATHVEFSITFEWDESMGVPGAFIIKNHHHSQFYLKTLDIEHIPGHGPVKFLCNSWIYPVHRYANDRVFFANKAYLPCQTPEPLRRFREQELIVLRGKGFGRLKEWDRVYDYAYYNDLGSPDNGPNNARPVLGGGSEFPYPRRGRTGRRHTKTDAKTESRLHILCVKKVYVPRDEQFGHVKFSDFLAYAVKSVSQVLLPGITSLCDKTPNEFDTFKDVLNIYKGCIKLPSGPAAKKLRELVPFEVMRELIRNDGERFLKFPMPDVIKESKSAWRTDEEFAREMLAGVNPVIIQRLQEFPPVSKLDPKVYGDQASSIRAIHIENSLDGFTINEAIQEMRLFILDHHDALMPYISRINSTNTKTYASRTLLFLQDDGTLKPLAIELSLPHPQGNQHGAVSKVIVPAKEGIAASVWQLAKAYVAVNDSGYHQLVSHWLHSHAVIEPFIIATHRQLSILHPIHKLLKPHFKDTMHINALARHTLINAGGVLEKTVFPGKFSMEMSAVIYKSWVFPEQALPADLLKRGMAVPNSSYRHGLKLVIEDYPFAVDGLEIWEAIETWVTEYCNFYYTSNEMVEEDYELQNWWNEVRNEGHGDLKDRPWWSEMKCREELIQSCTIIIWLASAFHAAVNFGQYPYAGYLPNRPTVSRRFMPESGTPEYEEIKSNPELAFLKTITAQLQTLLGVSLIEILSRHSTEEVYLGQSENTEWTLDDEPLKAFARFSEKLLEIENNIMERNKDKRLKNRSGPVKMPYTLLYPNTSDYSKEGGLTGKGIPNSISI
- the LOC137827698 gene encoding photosystem I reaction center subunit II, chloroplastic-like, whose amino-acid sequence is MAMATQASLFTPPFSGLKLSDRASVPWKQSPTFSFTSPKPLKLSKTIRAAADETAEAATKEAPVGFTPPELDPNTPSPIFGGSTGGLLRKAQVEEFYVITWESPKEQIFEMPTGGAAIMREGPNLLKLARKEQCLALGTRLRSKYKINYQFYRVFPNGEVQYLHPKDGVYPEKVNPGRQGVGQNFRSIGKNVSPIEVKFTGKQPYDL